A genomic window from Schistocerca serialis cubense isolate TAMUIC-IGC-003099 chromosome 4, iqSchSeri2.2, whole genome shotgun sequence includes:
- the LOC126474230 gene encoding uncharacterized protein LOC126474230 → MLRNSFSGSVTLTGGCCTCDALVATARDARQAVVALAGATFRWPAFRHAHPRCTLRSRNHHQYKGGAASPRHQSTTANRRRHHEDSRVPVCGAGCGVRGSGCAGPSAPTTSWPSADPCCAQGDPAWQRAGLLRCLLPIRRRLSTMTMENGYLMGIAVDLIQTSFG, encoded by the exons ATGCTACGTAACAGTTTTTCAGGGAGTGTGACCTTGACTGGAGGCTGCTGCACGTGTGACGCCCTCGTAGCGACAGCGCGGGACGCTCGCCAGGCTGTGGTCGCGCTGGCTGGTGCCACGTTCCGCTGGCCAGCCTTCCGCCACGCCCATCCCCGGTGCACTCTGCGCTCGCGTAACCACCACCAGTATAAAGGCGGGGCCGCCAGCCCCCGGCATCAGTCGACGACAGCAAACCGAAGGCGACACCATGAAGACTCTC GTGTTCCTGTTTGTGGTGCTGGCTGTGGTGTGCGCGGCTCTGGCTGTGCCGGGCCCTCTGCCCCTACCACGTCCTGGCCCAGTGCCGATCCCTGCTGCGCCCAGGGAGACCCTGCGTGGCAGCGAGCAGGTCTACTACGGTGCTTACTACCCATACGTCGTCGGCTGAGCACAATGACAATGGAAAACGGCTACCTAATGGGCATCGCTGTGGACTTGATACAGACATCTTTTGGCTAA
- the LOC126474231 gene encoding uncharacterized protein LOC126474231, translating into MPVNGNSFSSVGDLEWTLVTGRPRDDSAGPLGRPPARLWPPRFAVPPSATPFSAAAVRSRNHHQYKGEAARPRHQSTRANRRRHHEDSRVPVCGAGCGVRGSGCAWTSAPTTSWPSANPCCAQGDPAWQRAGLLWILPIRRRLSAMTMANGFQIGITVERIQTPFG; encoded by the exons ATGCCTGTTAATGGCAA TAGTTTTTCTAGTGTGGGTGACCTTGAGTGGACGCTGGTCACGGGTCGCCCTCGTGACGACAGCGCGGGTCCCCTGGGACGTCCGCCAGCCAGGCTCTGGCCGCCCCGTTTCGCTGTACCGCCTTCCGCCACGCCCTTCTCTGCAGCAGCGGTGCGCTCGCGTAACCACCACCAGTATAAAGGCGAGGCCGCCAGACCCCGGCATCAGTCGACGAGAGCAAACCGAAGGCGACACCATGAAGACTCTC GTGTTCCTGTTTGTGGTGCTGGCTGTGGTGTGCGTGGCTCTGGCTGTGCCTGGACCTCTGCCCCTACCACGTCCTGGCCCAGTGCCAATCCCTGCTGCGCCCAGGGAGACCCTGCGTGGCAGCGAGCAGGTCTACTATGGATACTACCCATACGTCGTCGGCTAAGTGCAATGACAATGGCGAACGGCTTCCAAATCGGCATCACTGTGGAGCGCATACAAACACCTTTTGGCTAA